The following are encoded together in the Streptococcus oralis genome:
- a CDS encoding class A sortase yields the protein MSHKKTKNKKSKKNKRRNLFINILAGFLILLSLALIFNSKIRDIFLIWNTNKYQVNQVTKENIDENLKSEGNFDFDSVKSISSEAVLASQWDAQKLPVIGGIAIPEVEINLPIFKGLDNVNLFYGAGTMKPDQKMGEGNYSLASHHIFTAENASQMLFSPLVNAKAGMKIYLTDKDKVYTYVITEVKRVTPDRVDEIEDRDGVKEITLVTCVDYNATERIIVKGIFKESKAYSETSEDILKAFNQPYRQRY from the coding sequence ATGTCTCATAAAAAAACGAAAAATAAAAAGAGTAAGAAAAATAAGCGCAGAAATCTATTTATCAATATTTTAGCGGGTTTCTTAATTCTTCTTTCCCTAGCCTTGATTTTTAATTCAAAGATTCGCGATATCTTTTTGATCTGGAATACCAATAAATACCAAGTCAATCAAGTCACTAAGGAAAATATAGATGAAAATTTAAAATCCGAGGGAAATTTTGATTTTGACTCTGTTAAGTCTATTTCATCTGAAGCTGTATTGGCTTCTCAATGGGATGCCCAAAAGCTTCCAGTTATCGGTGGCATTGCTATTCCTGAAGTAGAAATCAACCTGCCTATTTTCAAAGGTTTGGATAATGTAAACTTGTTCTATGGAGCAGGGACCATGAAACCTGACCAAAAAATGGGAGAAGGGAACTATTCTCTAGCCAGTCACCATATCTTTACTGCTGAAAATGCCAGTCAAATGCTCTTCTCACCTTTGGTCAATGCCAAAGCAGGTATGAAAATTTACCTGACGGATAAGGATAAAGTTTATACTTATGTGATTACAGAAGTTAAACGTGTTACACCAGACCGTGTAGATGAAATCGAAGATCGTGATGGCGTAAAGGAGATTACTTTGGTTACTTGTGTTGATTATAATGCGACTGAACGTATAATCGTCAAAGGAATCTTTAAAGAATCAAAAGCTTATTCTGAGACTTCTGAGGATATTTTGAAGGCCTTTAATCAACCGTATAGACAACGTTATTAA
- a CDS encoding formate/nitrite transporter family protein has product MVSSEFISKIEFACKKKESLYSQSKFKYSIRSMFAGAFLTFSTAAGAVGADLINKIAPGSGRFLFPFVFAWGLAYIVFLNAELVTSNMMFLTAGSFLKKISWRKTAEILLYCTLFNLIGALIAGWGFAHSAAYANLTHDSFISGVVEMKLGRSNELVLLEGILANIFVNIAILSFVLVKDGGAKLWLVLSAIYMFVFLTNEHIAANFASFAIVKFSVAADSIANFDIPNILRHWGITFVGNFIGGGLLMGLPYAFLNKNEDTYVD; this is encoded by the coding sequence ATGGTCTCTTCAGAATTTATTTCAAAGATTGAATTTGCTTGTAAGAAGAAAGAAAGTCTTTATAGCCAAAGTAAGTTTAAGTATTCGATTCGTTCCATGTTTGCAGGTGCTTTTCTAACATTTAGTACGGCTGCGGGTGCAGTTGGGGCTGACTTGATTAATAAGATCGCACCAGGCAGTGGACGCTTCCTCTTCCCATTCGTTTTTGCTTGGGGATTGGCCTACATTGTTTTCTTGAATGCTGAGCTAGTAACTTCAAATATGATGTTTTTGACAGCTGGTAGTTTCTTGAAAAAAATCTCATGGAGAAAAACAGCTGAGATTTTACTATACTGTACCTTATTCAACCTTATCGGAGCTTTGATAGCAGGTTGGGGCTTTGCCCACTCAGCAGCCTATGCAAATCTAACACATGATAGCTTCATTTCAGGGGTTGTTGAGATGAAGTTAGGTCGTTCCAATGAGCTAGTCTTGCTTGAAGGTATTTTAGCCAATATCTTTGTAAACATTGCCATTCTTTCATTCGTTTTGGTGAAAGACGGTGGCGCCAAACTTTGGCTTGTCTTATCAGCGATTTACATGTTTGTATTCTTAACAAACGAACACATTGCTGCGAACTTTGCTTCTTTTGCGATTGTTAAGTTTAGTGTTGCAGCTGATTCTATCGCAAACTTTGACATTCCGAACATCCTTCGTCACTGGGGTATAACCTTTGTCGGAAACTTTATCGGAGGAGGTCTCTTGATGGGCTTACCATACGCCTTCCTCAATAAAAACGAAGATACTTATGTCGATTAA
- a CDS encoding O-acetylhomoserine aminocarboxypropyltransferase/cysteine synthase family protein produces the protein MTRDFKFETLQLHAGQVVDPATKSRAVPIYQTTSFVFDDTQEGADLFALRKPGNIYTRITNPTTAAFEERIAALEGGVGALATASGMAALTYTILALAHAGDHVVAASTIYGGTFNLLKETLPRYGITTTFVDVDNLEEVEAAIGDNTKLVLIETLGNPLINIPDLEKLAEIAHKHQIPLVSDNTFATPYLINVFSHGVDISVHSATKFIGGHGTTIGGVIVDSGRFDWAASGKFPQFVEEDPSYHNLSYTRDVGAAAFIIAVRVQLLRDTGAALSPFNAFLLLQGLETLSLRVERHVQNAEKIVDFLVNHPKVEKVNYPKLADSPYHALAEKYLPKGVGSIFTFHVKGGETEARKVIDNLEIFSDLANVADAKSLVVHPATTTHGQLSEKDLEAAGVTPNQIRLSIGLENVEDLIEDLRLALEKV, from the coding sequence ATGACTCGTGATTTTAAATTTGAAACCCTACAATTGCATGCAGGGCAAGTCGTTGATCCAGCGACCAAGTCTCGTGCAGTACCGATTTATCAAACAACATCCTTCGTTTTTGATGACACGCAGGAGGGTGCAGATTTGTTTGCTTTGAGAAAACCAGGCAATATCTATACTCGTATCACAAATCCTACAACAGCAGCCTTTGAGGAAAGAATCGCTGCTCTTGAAGGTGGTGTTGGAGCACTAGCGACAGCATCTGGTATGGCTGCACTTACTTATACAATTCTTGCCCTTGCTCATGCGGGTGACCATGTGGTGGCTGCGTCAACTATTTACGGTGGGACTTTCAATCTCTTGAAAGAAACCCTTCCTCGTTATGGAATCACAACCACCTTTGTCGATGTGGATAATTTGGAGGAAGTAGAAGCAGCTATCGGTGACAATACCAAACTTGTCTTGATTGAAACCTTAGGGAATCCCTTGATTAACATTCCTGACTTGGAAAAATTGGCTGAGATTGCGCATAAACACCAGATTCCTCTCGTTTCTGACAATACTTTTGCCACACCATATTTGATTAACGTTTTCTCTCACGGTGTCGATATTTCAGTCCACTCAGCGACTAAGTTTATCGGTGGACATGGTACGACTATTGGAGGAGTGATTGTCGATAGCGGTCGTTTTGACTGGGCAGCTTCAGGGAAGTTCCCTCAATTTGTTGAGGAAGACCCAAGCTACCATAACTTGAGCTATACTCGTGACGTGGGTGCTGCAGCCTTTATTATCGCTGTTCGTGTTCAATTGCTTCGTGATACAGGTGCTGCCTTGTCACCATTTAATGCCTTTCTCTTGCTCCAAGGGCTTGAAACTCTCTCTCTTCGTGTTGAACGTCATGTGCAAAATGCAGAGAAAATTGTTGATTTCCTTGTCAACCATCCTAAGGTAGAAAAAGTCAACTATCCAAAACTTGCTGACAGTCCATATCATGCCTTGGCTGAGAAATATTTGCCAAAAGGTGTTGGTTCAATCTTTACCTTCCATGTCAAAGGTGGAGAGACAGAAGCACGCAAGGTCATTGATAATTTGGAAATCTTCTCTGACCTTGCAAACGTTGCAGATGCCAAATCTCTTGTTGTCCATCCTGCGACAACCACTCACGGTCAGTTGTCAGAAAAAGATCTAGAAGCAGCAGGTGTCACACCAAACCAAATCCGCTTGTCTATCGGTCTTGAAAATGTAGAGGATTTGATTGAAGATTTGCGTTTAGCCTTGGAAAAAGTATAA
- a CDS encoding HamA C-terminal domain-containing protein, translated as MSHCHSEHKEISNNVHTFYIGFDLDDFGKISQVKKKFYDELFDDIASFAFGSHNVMKRIKEPQDISKVQREALRKMYNIPELQEASRYYLESDLVEDKYLKRGEFGELLLYHLLHEYFNADALISKIYFKDSMGLPAHGFDAVHVDSDNQILWIGESKLYSESSSAIDALMKDLEEHFRISFFDSEFVIIENRVHDSDIELDDFMKKLINPQTKVLDKLANINIALFAGFDSKSLQEFEDEESFKKKLESEINILEKKALKKIEEHPWNEHLNIFLFLFPIDNKKEFVKDLHLKLKGAQQG; from the coding sequence ATGAGCCATTGCCATTCTGAACATAAAGAAATTAGTAATAATGTTCATACATTTTATATCGGATTTGATTTAGATGATTTTGGCAAGATTTCACAAGTAAAAAAGAAGTTTTATGACGAATTGTTTGACGACATTGCTTCTTTTGCTTTCGGATCACATAATGTAATGAAGAGAATCAAAGAACCTCAGGATATTTCTAAAGTTCAGAGGGAAGCATTGAGAAAAATGTATAATATACCAGAATTACAAGAAGCTAGTAGGTACTATCTTGAATCAGATTTAGTAGAGGATAAGTATCTTAAGCGTGGTGAGTTTGGAGAATTGCTTTTATATCATCTGCTACATGAATATTTTAATGCTGATGCTTTAATTTCAAAAATCTATTTCAAGGATAGCATGGGGCTACCAGCGCATGGTTTTGATGCAGTTCACGTAGATTCTGATAATCAAATCTTGTGGATTGGAGAATCTAAATTATATTCTGAATCTAGTTCTGCTATTGATGCTTTGATGAAAGATTTAGAAGAACATTTTAGAATATCATTTTTTGATTCTGAGTTTGTTATTATAGAAAATCGTGTTCATGATAGCGACATAGAACTTGATGATTTTATGAAAAAATTAATTAATCCCCAAACAAAAGTTTTAGATAAACTTGCTAATATCAATATTGCATTATTTGCTGGATTTGATAGCAAGTCATTGCAAGAGTTTGAAGATGAAGAGTCATTTAAGAAAAAATTAGAATCAGAGATTAATATTTTAGAAAAAAAAGCGTTAAAAAAAATAGAAGAGCATCCGTGGAATGAGCATTTAAATATTTTTTTATTTTTATTTCCCATTGACAACAAAAAAGAATTTGTCAAAGATCTACATTTAAAATTAAAAGGGGCGCAGCAAGGATGA
- a CDS encoding DEAD/DEAH box helicase, giving the protein MKNIKEILKYSELKNYEENFELIKYISSIIDTSDARKVIIHILDIWENVNNNAKEMWIDLIGRAGFYPYYIEKVCQEEQLTLSLQDQIKTEFFKSDYLPNIYFHQQQKEIEIALSNGNNIAVSAPTSFGKSLLIEEIVARKQFCNILIIQPTLALIDETRKKLSKYKGDYNLIINTRQIVLEKNIFILTAERVLEFPNLPNIDFFVIDEFYKICNRLNDSRIDSLNVALLRVMKHNTQAMFLTPTVDSLSEAFRERYKVAFFKTDYALVNTNVIEVRNRNNNLLSGNSKKNKLFKMLYKQEESSIVYVKSPNEAYKLAKEYVDYLRKNKIETENKKLDIFEWIDNNISPNWQLKEMLEHGVGAHNGALPRHVVTSEIDLFNKKKIKVLFATVSLIEGVNTVAKNMFVYSQHKGDNKIDFFDFANIRGRAGRMNEHFTGNVYVFIDEIADEHLTIDVPSVDQNPVSDEILINISSNEVKDIERKQRLEDGLDNEILEIIKNNLISVEGQKSLYRFIEKEQKTGGIDYLRWDGIPSYDKLWQTLYLGYKFLKSNDRIGFVQSRAVMSLKFVNLSLRKVIEEQYKYYLSEKRKDPLNSAIDFVLKFQKTEAGYEIPKILSVIDSIQRHVFNKLGLPAGDYSVFASLLENEQIDERLQFLIDYGVPSSAVKKIRNIPDNLIEDSHIIQYLRRNLSLIIRNLIPYEANLLEEAIR; this is encoded by the coding sequence ATGAAAAATATTAAAGAAATTCTAAAATATTCTGAGTTAAAAAATTATGAAGAAAATTTTGAACTTATTAAATATATTTCTAGTATTATTGATACATCTGATGCTAGAAAAGTAATAATTCATATCTTAGATATTTGGGAAAATGTAAATAATAACGCAAAAGAAATGTGGATTGATTTGATTGGAAGAGCAGGATTTTATCCGTATTATATTGAAAAAGTTTGTCAAGAAGAGCAATTAACTCTGTCACTTCAGGATCAAATAAAAACAGAATTTTTTAAATCTGATTATCTTCCAAATATATATTTTCATCAACAGCAAAAAGAAATAGAAATAGCTTTATCCAATGGAAATAATATAGCTGTAAGCGCGCCAACTAGTTTTGGAAAAAGCTTACTTATCGAAGAGATTGTAGCAAGAAAACAATTCTGTAATATCTTAATTATACAACCAACTCTTGCATTAATTGATGAAACAAGAAAAAAACTATCAAAGTATAAAGGAGATTATAATTTAATAATTAATACTCGTCAAATAGTTCTTGAGAAAAATATTTTTATTTTAACAGCTGAACGAGTGTTAGAATTTCCAAATCTTCCCAATATAGATTTTTTTGTCATTGATGAATTTTATAAAATTTGTAATCGTCTAAATGATAGTAGAATTGATTCTTTGAATGTTGCGTTATTAAGAGTTATGAAACATAATACCCAAGCAATGTTCTTAACTCCTACTGTAGATTCTTTATCGGAGGCTTTCCGAGAAAGGTATAAAGTTGCTTTTTTTAAAACAGATTATGCTTTAGTAAATACTAATGTCATCGAGGTTAGGAATAGAAATAATAATTTATTATCTGGTAACTCTAAAAAAAATAAATTATTTAAAATGCTATATAAACAAGAAGAATCAAGTATTGTATATGTAAAATCTCCGAATGAAGCCTATAAACTTGCCAAAGAATATGTAGACTATTTACGCAAGAATAAGATTGAGACTGAAAATAAAAAATTAGATATATTTGAATGGATTGATAATAATATATCTCCTAATTGGCAATTAAAAGAAATGTTAGAACATGGTGTAGGGGCACACAACGGAGCACTCCCAAGGCATGTAGTAACTTCAGAAATTGATTTATTTAATAAAAAGAAAATTAAAGTACTTTTTGCAACGGTTTCATTGATTGAAGGCGTGAACACAGTTGCGAAAAATATGTTTGTATATAGTCAACATAAAGGTGATAATAAAATTGACTTTTTTGATTTTGCAAATATACGTGGTCGGGCTGGTAGAATGAATGAACATTTCACTGGAAATGTTTATGTGTTTATTGATGAAATTGCAGATGAACATCTCACTATTGATGTACCTAGTGTTGATCAGAATCCTGTGTCAGATGAAATTTTAATTAATATTTCAAGTAACGAAGTGAAAGATATTGAACGAAAACAGAGATTAGAAGATGGTTTAGATAATGAAATCTTAGAAATTATTAAGAATAATCTTATTTCAGTAGAAGGTCAGAAGTCTTTGTATCGCTTTATAGAAAAAGAGCAAAAAACTGGTGGAATAGATTATTTAAGGTGGGATGGTATACCTAGTTATGATAAATTATGGCAAACTCTTTACTTAGGATATAAATTTTTGAAATCAAATGATAGAATCGGTTTTGTACAAAGTAGAGCTGTAATGTCGCTTAAATTTGTCAATCTATCATTAAGAAAAGTTATTGAAGAACAGTATAAATACTATTTGTCTGAAAAAAGAAAAGATCCTTTAAATAGTGCCATTGATTTTGTTTTGAAATTTCAAAAAACAGAAGCTGGGTACGAAATACCTAAAATTTTATCTGTGATTGATTCTATACAAAGACATGTATTCAATAAATTAGGTTTGCCTGCTGGGGACTATTCTGTATTTGCCTCTTTATTAGAGAATGAACAGATTGATGAAAGATTACAATTTTTAATTGATTATGGTGTACCAAGCTCAGCTGTAAAAAAAATTAGAAATATACCTGATAATCTTATTGAAGATTCTCATATAATACAATATCTAAGAAGAAATTTATCTCTTATAATTAGGAATTTGATTCCTTATGAAGCAAATTTATTAGAAGAAGCAATACGGTAG
- a CDS encoding DUF2130 domain-containing protein, translated as MNEIKCPNCGEVFTVNESQYAELLSQVRTAEFDKELHDRMKQELALAEQKAMNEQQIKLAQKDQEIAQLQSQIQNFDTEQELAKKEVEQTSHQALLAKDKEVQALENQLATLRLEHENQLQKTLSDLERERDQVKNQLLLQEKENELSLASVKQNYEAQLKAASEQVEFYKNFKAQQSTKAIGESLEQYAESEFNKVRSFAFPNAYFEKDNKVSARGSKGDFIFRECDENGVEIISIMFEMKNEADGTEKRHKNADFYKELDKDRREKNCEYAVLVTMLEADNDYFNTGIVDVSHEYEKMYVIRPQFFIQLIGLLRNAALNSLKYKQELALVREQNIDITHFEEDLDAFKLAFAKNYNSASTNFGKAIDEIDKAIKRMEEVKKFLTTSENQLRLANNKLEDVSVKKLTRKNPTMKAKFDALKGE; from the coding sequence ATGAACGAAATCAAATGCCCCAACTGTGGGGAAGTCTTTACAGTAAATGAGAGTCAGTATGCCGAACTCTTGTCTCAAGTGAGAACGGCAGAATTTGATAAGGAACTGCACGATCGCATGAAGCAGGAGCTAGCCTTGGCTGAGCAAAAGGCTATGAATGAGCAACAGATTAAACTAGCTCAAAAAGACCAAGAAATCGCGCAACTGCAGAGTCAAATCCAAAACTTTGATACAGAGCAAGAGTTGGCTAAGAAAGAGGTTGAACAGACAAGTCATCAGGCCTTATTAGCAAAGGACAAGGAAGTGCAGGCCTTGGAAAACCAATTGGCGACCTTGCGTTTAGAGCATGAAAACCAACTGCAAAAGACTCTCTCTGATTTAGAAAGAGAGCGTGATCAGGTCAAAAACCAGCTCCTCTTGCAGGAAAAGGAAAATGAGTTATCTTTGGCTTCTGTTAAGCAAAATTACGAAGCTCAGCTCAAGGCAGCTAGTGAACAGGTCGAGTTCTATAAGAATTTCAAAGCCCAACAATCCACAAAAGCTATCGGGGAAAGTTTGGAACAGTATGCAGAGAGTGAGTTTAACAAGGTTCGTAGTTTTGCCTTTCCAAATGCCTACTTTGAGAAGGATAACAAGGTCTCTGCGCGTGGATCTAAGGGAGACTTTATCTTCCGTGAATGTGATGAAAATGGAGTGGAAATTATTTCCATCATGTTTGAGATGAAAAACGAAGCGGATGGGACAGAGAAAAGGCACAAGAATGCGGACTTCTACAAGGAATTGGACAAGGACCGTCGGGAGAAAAACTGCGAATATGCGGTTCTGGTGACCATGCTAGAAGCAGATAACGACTACTTTAATACAGGGATTGTTGATGTCAGTCATGAGTATGAAAAGATGTATGTGATTCGTCCCCAGTTCTTTATCCAGTTGATTGGTCTCTTGCGAAATGCTGCGCTTAATTCTTTGAAATATAAGCAAGAGTTGGCACTTGTCCGTGAACAAAACATTGATATCACTCACTTTGAGGAAGATTTGGATGCCTTTAAACTAGCCTTTGCCAAGAACTACAATTCAGCTTCAACTAACTTTGGTAAAGCCATCGACGAAATTGATAAGGCTATCAAACGCATGGAAGAGGTTAAGAAATTCCTAACCACATCCGAAAACCAACTCCGCCTCGCCAATAACAAATTGGAAGATGTTTCAGTAAAAAAATTGACCCGAAAAAACCCAACTATGAAAGCCAAGTTTGATGCGCTGAAGGGAGAGTGA
- the truB gene encoding tRNA pseudouridine(55) synthase TruB, with protein MNGIINLKKEAGMTSHDAVFKLRKILGTKKIGHGGTLDPDVVGVLPIAVGKATRMVEFMQDEGKVYEGEITLGYSTTTEDASGEVVAETPVLSPLDETTVDEAIASLTGPITQIPPMYSAVKVNGRKLYEYARAGQEVERPERQVTIYQFERTSPISYEGELARFTFRVKCSKGTYIRILSVDLGEKLGYAAHMSHLTRTSAAGLQLDEALTLEEIAERVEAGQLDFLHPLEIGTGDLVKVFLSPEEATEVRFGRFIELDQTDKELAAFEGDKLLAILEKRDNFYKPRKVFG; from the coding sequence ATGAACGGTATTATTAACTTAAAAAAAGAAGCGGGGATGACTTCGCATGACGCGGTTTTTAAACTGCGTAAGATTTTGGGAACAAAGAAAATCGGTCATGGTGGGACCCTGGATCCGGATGTAGTGGGTGTTTTGCCTATTGCGGTGGGCAAGGCGACCCGCATGGTCGAGTTTATGCAGGATGAGGGCAAGGTCTATGAGGGGGAAATCACTCTCGGCTATTCAACGACGACCGAGGATGCTAGTGGGGAAGTAGTCGCAGAAACTCCTGTTTTGTCGCCCTTGGATGAAACCACTGTCGATGAAGCGATTGCGAGTCTGACTGGGCCTATTACTCAGATTCCACCTATGTACTCGGCTGTCAAGGTCAATGGTCGCAAGCTCTATGAGTATGCGCGTGCAGGTCAGGAAGTGGAGCGTCCAGAACGTCAGGTGACCATTTATCAATTTGAGCGGACGAGTCCGATTTCTTATGAGGGCGAACTTGCACGATTCACTTTTCGTGTGAAATGTAGTAAGGGGACTTATATCCGTATCTTGTCTGTTGACTTGGGAGAGAAGCTGGGTTATGCGGCCCATATGTCTCACCTAACACGTACCAGTGCTGCAGGTTTGCAGTTAGATGAGGCTCTTACCTTGGAAGAAATTGCCGAAAGAGTTGAGGCTGGTCAACTTGACTTTCTCCACCCTCTTGAGATTGGTACAGGGGACCTTGTCAAAGTTTTCCTAAGTCCAGAAGAGGCTACAGAAGTGCGCTTTGGTCGTTTTATCGAGCTAGACCAAACGGACAAAGAATTGGCTGCTTTTGAAGGTGATAAATTGCTTGCCATTTTAGAAAAAAGGGACAATTTCTACAAACCAAGAAAGGTTTTTGGCTAG
- the udk gene encoding uridine kinase — protein MQNRPIIIGVTGGSGGGKTSVSRAILSHFPDEKISMIEHDSYYKDQSHLTFEERVKTNYDHPFAFDTDLMIEQIKELLAGRPVDIPTYDYTAHTRSSKTYRQEPQDVFIVEGILVLEDKRLRDLMDIKIFVDTDDDVRIIRRIKRDMEERGRSLDSVIEQYLGVVKPMYHQFIEPTKRYADIVIPEGVSNTVAIDLLTTKIAKILEEARNSK, from the coding sequence ATGCAAAATAGACCAATCATTATCGGAGTGACAGGTGGTTCTGGTGGAGGAAAAACCAGTGTTTCAAGAGCCATTTTATCGCATTTTCCTGATGAAAAGATTTCCATGATTGAGCATGATTCATACTACAAGGATCAGTCTCACTTGACCTTTGAAGAGCGTGTCAAAACCAACTACGACCATCCTTTTGCTTTTGATACAGACTTAATGATTGAGCAAATTAAGGAATTGTTGGCAGGGCGCCCGGTGGACATCCCGACTTATGACTATACAGCGCATACACGGAGTAGCAAGACCTATCGTCAGGAGCCTCAAGATGTCTTTATCGTTGAGGGAATTTTGGTCTTGGAGGACAAGCGTCTGCGCGATTTGATGGATATCAAGATTTTTGTGGATACAGATGATGACGTGCGTATTATTCGCCGGATCAAGCGTGATATGGAGGAGCGTGGACGTAGCCTTGACAGTGTCATTGAGCAGTACTTAGGTGTAGTTAAACCTATGTACCACCAGTTTATCGAGCCGACTAAGCGTTATGCCGATATCGTCATTCCTGAGGGAGTCAGCAATACCGTTGCTATCGACCTTTTGACGACCAAGATTGCAAAGATTTTGGAAGAAGCGCGAAACAGTAAATAA
- the xseA gene encoding exodeoxyribonuclease VII large subunit — protein MEKYLSVTTLTKYLKMKFDKDPYLERVYLTGQVSNFRKRPTHQYFSLKDDHAVIQATIWSGIYQKLGFDLEEGMKINVIGRVQIYEPSGSYSIIIEKAEPDGVGALAIQFEQLKKKLTEEGLFQERFKQPLPQFAKRIGVVTSRSGAVIRDIITTVSRRFPGVDILLYPTKVQGDGAAEEIARNIARANQREDLDVLIIGRGGGSIEDLWAFNEEIVVRAIFESRLPVISSVGHETDVTLADFVADRRAATPTAAAELATPVTKLDLLTHLQNQEKRMSTAVRNVLSKKQEALKKCSQSVIFRQPERLYDGYLQRLDQLQLRLKQSLRTQISDNKQLVQARTHQLVQLSPVTKIQRYQDRLSQLDKLLRSQMALVYDAKVAEVKRLSEALLMLDTSRIVARGYAIVKKEESVVDSVESLKKKDQVTLLMRDGQVELEVKDVKTKEI, from the coding sequence ATGGAAAAGTATTTATCGGTAACAACTTTGACCAAGTATCTGAAAATGAAATTCGATAAAGACCCTTACTTGGAACGGGTCTATTTAACTGGTCAAGTTTCCAACTTTCGTAAACGACCTACTCACCAATATTTCTCCCTAAAAGACGACCATGCAGTCATTCAAGCGACCATCTGGTCAGGGATTTATCAAAAATTGGGTTTCGACCTCGAAGAGGGAATGAAAATCAATGTGATTGGGCGTGTGCAAATCTATGAACCCAGCGGGAGCTACTCTATCATCATTGAAAAAGCTGAGCCTGATGGGGTTGGGGCGCTCGCGATTCAGTTTGAACAACTCAAGAAAAAATTGACGGAAGAAGGTCTATTTCAAGAGAGATTCAAGCAACCTCTTCCCCAATTTGCTAAGCGAATCGGTGTGGTAACCAGTCGCAGTGGAGCTGTTATTCGAGATATTATCACGACCGTCAGCAGACGTTTTCCAGGTGTTGATATCCTTCTCTATCCGACCAAGGTACAAGGTGATGGAGCTGCGGAGGAAATTGCTCGAAATATTGCGCGTGCCAATCAACGTGAGGACCTAGATGTTCTCATCATTGGTCGTGGTGGGGGTTCCATCGAGGATCTCTGGGCTTTTAACGAAGAGATCGTGGTACGGGCTATTTTTGAATCTCGTTTGCCAGTTATTTCTAGTGTTGGGCATGAGACGGATGTGACCTTGGCAGACTTTGTGGCCGATCGTCGTGCTGCGACGCCAACAGCTGCAGCTGAACTGGCAACACCTGTAACCAAGTTGGATCTTTTGACTCATTTGCAAAATCAAGAAAAACGGATGTCAACAGCAGTCCGAAATGTCCTATCTAAGAAACAAGAAGCTCTGAAAAAATGCAGTCAGTCTGTGATTTTTAGACAGCCAGAGCGCTTGTATGATGGTTATTTGCAACGGTTAGATCAACTACAACTACGCTTAAAACAAAGTTTGCGAACACAGATTTCTGATAATAAACAGCTAGTTCAAGCAAGGACGCATCAACTAGTCCAATTATCACCTGTTACCAAAATCCAACGCTATCAAGATCGCTTAAGCCAGTTGGACAAGCTCCTACGTAGCCAAATGGCGCTGGTTTATGATGCCAAGGTTGCTGAAGTGAAGCGACTTTCAGAAGCTCTGCTGATGTTGGATACCAGTCGAATCGTGGCGCGTGGTTATGCTATTGTCAAAAAGGAAGAGTCCGTAGTAGACTCGGTTGAGAGTTTGAAGAAAAAAGACCAAGTGACGCTTTTGATGCGAGATGGTCAAGTAGAATTAGAGGTTAAAGATGTCAAAACAAAAGAAATTTGA
- a CDS encoding exodeoxyribonuclease VII small subunit: MSKQKKFEENLAELETIVQSLENGEIALEDAIAAFQKGMVLSKELQATLDRAEKTLVKVMQEDGTESDFE, encoded by the coding sequence ATGTCAAAACAAAAGAAATTTGAGGAAAATCTAGCAGAACTGGAGACCATTGTCCAAAGTTTAGAAAATGGTGAAATCGCTTTGGAAGATGCGATTGCCGCCTTTCAAAAGGGAATGGTCTTGTCAAAAGAGCTCCAAGCGACGCTGGACAGGGCTGAAAAGACCTTGGTTAAGGTCATGCAAGAAGACGGAACAGAAAGTGATTTTGAATGA